From the genome of Sphingobacterium kitahiroshimense, one region includes:
- a CDS encoding TolC family protein, with translation MKRIFIYSLCFLCSLTFVRAQVQQRSLNECIQLAIKANPALMQNELDVRRADINLKQAKANRLPDVNAGLNHGFSTGRYLDKTINQYTTTNNSSGGASLGVTVPVFNGFRILHDIRMKADAKTASKLEFDSRINTLKLDVIESFIQILTAQDVLKQSELQTEVTREQVRRAEVLHKEGAIAPGDYFDLKGQLANDINAIENNKQILYLNRVRLSTLLNVDETSLGELKAIEFKQDAEIKTAAQLFDAASENLPIIPALDWRIKAAERNIKVVKSNYWPSLSFSAGLSTNYSNGADFGYFKQFNNNLGKSIGLNLNIPIFNHLAVYNQVKLAKLDLESAKFQKDVSLNELRTETAKAVFNLKNVSNNIVQLQEQQQSYSESFRIAQVHFEAGNSNSVLFLTAKNKLDSSQIQLLVKQYEWLLQKYINDYYAGSLNL, from the coding sequence ATGAAACGAATCTTTATATACAGTTTGTGTTTTCTTTGTAGCTTGACTTTTGTCCGTGCACAAGTTCAACAGCGCTCGTTGAATGAATGCATACAGTTGGCTATAAAAGCAAATCCGGCTTTAATGCAGAATGAACTAGATGTAAGAAGGGCGGATATTAATTTGAAACAGGCAAAAGCGAATCGACTGCCAGATGTCAATGCAGGTTTAAATCACGGTTTTAGTACGGGGCGTTATTTGGATAAAACAATCAATCAATATACGACAACAAATAATTCTTCGGGAGGAGCTTCTTTAGGAGTAACTGTTCCTGTATTTAACGGATTTCGAATTTTGCACGACATACGTATGAAAGCTGATGCAAAAACTGCCAGCAAGTTGGAATTCGATTCGAGAATAAATACGCTTAAATTGGATGTGATCGAATCGTTTATTCAGATTTTGACTGCTCAGGATGTCTTGAAACAGTCCGAATTGCAAACAGAGGTAACAAGGGAACAGGTTCGTAGGGCAGAAGTACTTCATAAAGAAGGTGCAATTGCACCGGGAGATTATTTTGATCTGAAAGGACAATTGGCGAATGATATCAATGCAATTGAAAATAATAAACAGATTTTGTATCTCAATAGAGTGAGGTTATCTACTTTATTGAATGTAGATGAAACAAGTTTGGGCGAGTTGAAAGCGATCGAATTTAAACAGGATGCTGAAATTAAAACTGCAGCGCAATTGTTTGATGCTGCAAGTGAGAATTTGCCAATTATACCAGCACTGGATTGGCGGATCAAGGCTGCTGAACGCAATATTAAAGTGGTGAAATCAAATTATTGGCCATCCTTGTCTTTCAGTGCAGGTTTATCTACAAATTATTCAAACGGTGCTGATTTTGGTTATTTTAAGCAATTCAACAATAATTTAGGGAAGTCAATTGGACTCAATTTAAACATTCCGATCTTCAATCATCTCGCTGTATATAATCAAGTGAAATTAGCTAAATTAGATTTGGAATCTGCCAAATTTCAAAAAGATGTTAGTCTCAATGAATTACGTACCGAGACGGCTAAGGCTGTTTTTAATTTGAAAAATGTCAGTAATAACATCGTTCAATTGCAAGAACAGCAACAAAGTTATTCGGAATCATTTCGTATTGCACAGGTACATTTTGAGGCAGGAAATAGCAATTCCGTACTTTTCTTAACAGCAAAGAATAAATTGGACAGTAGTCAGATTCAGTTGCTTGTGAAGCAATATGAATGGTTGCTTCAAAAATATATCAATGATTATTATGCAGGCTCGTTGAATTTATAG